In the genome of Aspergillus luchuensis IFO 4308 DNA, chromosome 2, nearly complete sequence, one region contains:
- the UFD1 gene encoding polyubiquitin-binding protein UFD1 (BUSCO:EOG09263WLB;~COG:O;~EggNog:ENOG410PG17;~InterPro:IPR004854,IPR042299;~PFAM:PF03152;~go_process: GO:0006511 - ubiquitin-dependent protein catabolic process [Evidence IEA]), producing the protein MFRSGYWDDDPMNGVMGGSMFRHGAARRFDEYYRCYPVAMMPGPERENVNHGGKVIMPPSALDKLTRLHITYPMLFELHNGARERLTHAGVLEFIAEEGKIYLPFWLMQTLLLEPGDLVQVKSTDLPPGQFIKLQAQSTSFLDISDPKAVLENAFRNFSCLTKGDVFTFAYNDQVYEMAVLETKPSTDTNAISVLETDLEVDFAPPVGYEEPQRPSGTSTPRSGVGNKLPSGGLLHPHGTMAQAINYAAIAPESTDAAAGARAVSSNFLTGGQRLNAKKGSKTSTPKPSTPTPGTTNPQHPPPVRKTNGPQPLRIGHNQLFFGYPIKPVKKRDESGQVLEDKPRFQGAGQTLRGKKKDTSGSATPT; encoded by the exons ATG TTTCGGTCTGGCTATTGGGATGACGATCCCATGAACGGAGTCATGGGTGGCTCCATGTTCCGCCATGGAGCTGCTCGTCGCTTCGATGAATACTATCGCTGCTATCCTGTCGCCATGATGCCCGGtccggagagagagaacGTGAACCACGGCGGCAAGGTCATCATGCCGCCCAGCGCTCTTGACAAGCTTACTCGCCTTCATATTACGTATCCGATGTTGTTCGAGCTCCACAACGGCGCACGGGAAAGGTTGACGCACGCTGGTGTACTGGAGTTCATtgcggaagaggggaagatcTATCTACCTTTCTGG CTTATGCAAACCCTCCTTCTGGAACCCGGTGACCTCGTACAGGTCAAGTCAACCGATCTCCCACCCGGTCAATTCATCAAGCTGCAAGCTCAATCCACCTCGTTCCTCGATATAAGTGACCCGAAGGCCGTGCTGGAGAATGCTTTCCGTAACTTCTCCTGCCTAACCAAGGGAGATGTGTTCACATTTGCATACAATGATCAAGTTTACGAGATGGCAGTCTTGGAAACCAAGCCATCCACCGACACCAATGCCATTTCCGTACTCGAGACAGACTTAGAAGTGGATTTTGCGCCCCCGGTGGGCTATGAGGAGCCTCAGCGCCCCAGCGGCACCAGCACTCCTCGTAGTGGAGTGGGCAACAAGCTGCCCTCTGGTGGGCTGCTTCATCCCCATGGAACCATGGCCCAGGCGATCAACTACGCTGCTATTGCCCCGGAGTCGACTGATGCCGCGGCTGGTGCCCGGGCGGTCTCGTCAAACTTCCTCACTGGAGGACAGCGTCTGAATGCCAAGAAGGGAAGCAAAACATCCACACCAAAACCGTCTACTCCCACCCCAGGGACGACGAACCCGCAGCATCCCCCTCCTGTCAGGAAGACCAATGGCCCGCAGCCTCTGCGAATAGGCCACAACCAGCTATTCTTTGGCTATCCAATCAAGCCAGTGAAGAAGCGTGACGAGAGCGGACAGGTACTCGAGGACAAGCCTCGGTTTCAGGGAGCTGGTCAAACATTacgaggaaagaagaaagacacaaGTGGCTCGGCAACCCCTACCTAA